Within the Pseudomonadota bacterium genome, the region GGCACGCGGGAGAACCCGCCGGTCACGGCGATCGCCCCGTCAGCCGCTTCCGCGGCCTGCCATCCGCGACTCTTCCATACGCCGAGATCTCTGACCCATACGAGTGAGCCAGACTGGTCGTACCTGGCCAGCGACATGCAATCGTTGGCATCCTCCTGGAGCGCGCAGGTGAGCGTCGTCTCATTTGGCTCGCTCTTGCCGAACAGCTCGGTGTACCCGTACGGCAGCGCGGCGACGACCGAGCCGTCGGAGAGCGTGGCGATCGAGTGTCGAAAGATCTGTACTCCGCCTCCGATCCGGATCGCGTGCTCGACCGCACCGCCCGCGTCGAACCACGCGAGGTAGCCGTCCCACTCGGAGGGCGAGCCCGAGCTCTCGGAGACGACCTCGAACGGCTCACCCGGCCACGCCGTGCCACGCAGCGTTCCGCCCACCAGAATCCGCCCGTCCGGAAGGGCGTGCGCGGTGAAAGCCCAGGCGCTCGTCTCGTCCGTGTGCGGGATCTCCTCCGCCCAGAGCAGCCCGCCGTCCAAGCGGTATCTGGCGACGAAGCCGACGGCGCGCGTGAACGGTGAGCCCAACGTGATCTCGTTCGGCTCTCCCTCCCCGAAAACGACCGCTTCCGAACGGATCATCCCGACGACGGCGACCGAACCGTCCTCCAGCCTGGAGACGTCGAACGCGTGATCCTCCTCGGTTCCGCCGATCCGACGCACCCAGTCGAGTGTGCAACTTGGTGTGTAGCGCGCGATGAATCCATCAGTAAAGCCCACGTCAGCCGGGAACTGTGTCTCGTTCGATTCGCCGGTGCCGAAGATCGCCGCCTCCGCGACCTGTCCGGCGAGAAAGGCGGAGCCATCCGGATCCGCTGCGATCGCGCAACCGCCTTCGCGCCCCTGTGATTCGTCTAGAAACTCGTGCCCTCCCGCTCGGGCCGCGCACGCGAGGTTCCAGCCTGGCATGGCGTCATCAACGCCGGCGTCCGGAGCGCCTGCGTCGTCGAAGGATCGAGGCGAGCTGGTGCACGAGATCGAGAGCAGGGTCGACAACGTGATCCCGAGAACTGCGGTCGAACGGATCATCGCGGATCCCCCTCGAAATCAGGATACCTCCCGCCCTGGCCGTCCGCCAGCGTCCGCAACCCATCCGCGGCGCGGACGGCCGGGAGGGAGAGGTAAACTAGATGATGCAAGGGCCTTGGTGGCGGACTTGCGTGTAGTAGCCGGTGCCGGAGACATGGTAGTGCCATTGCACCATGTTTTCAGTCGGGTCGTAGTCTTCACTGCCGTCCGGGCGCGTGTCGTCCAAATCGTAGGTGCTCGTAGTGCCACCCACAGTCCAGCAGTCGTAGTCCAGTGCGTCTTCCCAAATGTAGTTGTTATCATCGTCGGGGTCGGCGTAGAAACCGACGTAGTTCGCATCGCAGTAGTCGTAGTCCGAGGTCGCCCTGGCCGCGATCTCGGTGACGTTAGACGGGTCGCAGTTCCTGGACGAGCTGTCGTGGCAGAGGTTCCACTTGTAGCAGTGCGTCCCGCAGGTGCTCGCGTACTCAATGTACCCGCAGGTCGTGCCGGGCACCGTGTAGTACACGTAAGGAAGCCCTGAGCGATACACCACCACATAGTACGGAACGAAAAGATCCTCGTCTCCGCGGGTGCCCTCGGTGGTCAGGTACTCGGTCCACATGTGCCCGCCGAATTCGTCGAGCCACACCTCCCACTTGGTGCCGTCCTCGTCGATGTAGCTCTCGACGAGCTCCGCGAAATCCTTACCGAGCTCGTAGTCGACGTTTCCCTCGGCGTCGACATACGGCGCCTCGTCGTACGTGACCACAATCTGGTCCTCCAACGACGCGTCATCCTCCTCCTGCGCGCTCGCGCTCATGACGAACCCCATCACCACCGCGACGACCGTCGCGCACACGAAAACCTTCATGCGATCCATGTCGCTTCCTCCCTGTTTCAGTAGCCGCGCAGTTCGCGGCCGTTCTCGCGGACGCGGCCCCCTGCCGCGCCGCTTTCCGCCGTCCTCTTCTCCGCGTCCCGCCGCACGTGCTCCGATCCGCGGGCCGCGGTTCGTCGAACGGTCAGGTCGTCTTTTCCGTGCCGCCCCGTTGCGCGCGGCGCTCGGCCTCCCGCGCCTCCTTGCGCCAACGCTCCCGCTCGCCGAACCCGGAGAGAACCGTGAGCAGCCGCACGAGCTGCCCGCGGTTCGCGACTCCGAGCTTCTCCTCGGCGCGCCGCACGAGCTTGCTCGCCGCGCTCTCGGACGCGCCGAGCAGCGACGCGAGCCCCTTGTTCTCCGGGAAGCCGTGCGCCGCGTACGAGCACAGCGCCTCGATCTGCTCGCCGGTGAGCCCGGCCGACCGGAGGAACCGCCCGTGGCGTTCCGGATCGAGCGGCCCCGTCGCGGCGGGACGCGTGCCCCGCGCGAGCATCGCCTCGACGTCGTTGCCGAGGTCGCAGCACCGCTTGAGCAGGTACTCGTCCGCGCCGGCGAGCAGGGCGCGCAGCATCGTCCCGGGGTCTTCGTAGCCGGTCAGCATGCACACGAACCCCTCGTATCCCGCCGCGCGCAGATCCCGCACGAGGTCGATCCCGTCCGGCTCGCCGTCGCCTAAGCCAACGTCGACGAGCGCGAGCCGAGGGTTCGATCGCGCGAGCTCCAGCGCCTGAGCGGCGGTCGCCGCGACGTCGATCGCCTCGAACCCCTTTCCCGGGAGGGCTCGGTTAATGGCGTTCAGGACTCCGGGGTTATCGTCGACGGCGAGAACCCTGGGAGCCGATCTCTTCGGGGGGGGGCATGGATCCGATCCAACGGCACGAACCAGATGCATGCCGCTATTCTGGAAACGAGTGTGAAGTCCTGTCAACGGCGATCATTCGCCTCGCCATATCGGGAATAGAAATACGGGAGCGGCCTGCCGTGGGCGGCGTCGGTGTGGCGAACGCATGCACCCTCAGGGCTTCTTCTCCGCCTGCTTCGTGCACGCCTCGATCCCCTTGCGGGCGGCGTCGGCGTCCTCGGCGTCCGGGGCGAGCTCGAGGTACTTCTCGAATTCGGCCGCCGCCTCGTCGAACCGCTTCGCGCGGGCGAGCGCGTTCGCGAGGAGGACGTGGGCGCGCGGGAACTTCTGGTCCTTCCCGATGGCGGCCCTGTAGAGATCGATGGCGTCCGCGTCGCGTCCGGCCTTGGCGAGCAGGAGCCCCGCCGAGGCGAGCGCGGTCGCGTCCGCGGCCTCCATCTTTTCGATCGCGCGCAGCGCGGCAGCCGCGTCGTCGCCCTTCTTGAGATCCAGGAGGATCTGCGCCTTGCCGAGCGAGACGAGCGGCTCGCCCGGCGCGGCCGACGCCGCCTTCTCGTACCAACCGAGCGCCGCGTCGAGCTTCTTCGCGCGCCGCGCGGCCTCCGCGAGCGCCATCAAGGGCAGCGGGTCGTCGGGGGCGAGCTCCGCGGCGCGGGCGAACTCCTTCTCCGCCTCCGCAAGAAGCTCCGAGGCCTCGAGGGCGAGCCCCAGGTTGTAGTGGGAGTCCGCGTCCTCGGGATCGAGATCGAGGCACGCCTCGAGCTCGTAGCGCGCCGCCTCGAGATCGCCCTTGGCGAGGAGCAGCACGCCCAGGTTGCTGCGAGCCTCGAGCAGCGTGGCGTCGAGCTCGATCGCGCGCTTGTACGCCGCCTCGGCCCCCGCCACGTCGTCGAGTCCCGCCTTGGCCAAGCCGAGGTAGTAGTGCAGCGCCGGATCGTCCGGGCTCTCCTTTGCGAGCGCCTCGAACACGGTCGCCGCCTTTTCGTAATCCCCCTGCTCGATGAGCGCCTGGCCGGCGGGGAGGTCGGCGTCCTCGTCGAACGGGTTGTCGGTATGGCGGGACGGCCCGCACGAGACGAAGGAGACCGCTGCGGCGAAGAGCGCGGTGCGATGGAGCCCCCTGAACATCGACGGTACCTCCCGTGTTCTCGTTGCCGAGACTCTAGCACGAGAGGCGCCGGCGCGATACGCAACGCAGCCGCCGGTACGGTGAAAAAAAAGTGGCCCGCCACCGAGGGCGGTCGGTGGCGGGCCGAGGCAAGAGAAGGAGCATCCGTAAAGAGAACCGAACCAGCCAAGATATTCTCAACGGCGCGACCGAAAAGCAGTAAGTGGTTCCCGCGCCGCGTTTCGATCCCGGGCTGTTGCATCAGGGATGCCATCGCCGGCCCGCGCGCCGGGCGTCACCCGAAAAGCTCGGCTTTTCGGGCGGATGGAGCGAAGCGATGGCGCCGCCATCAAAACGCGGGACCTCTGCGGTGGAGCGCGTGCGCCACGGGGTCGCGACATCGATGTCGTTTTGCGCCGAGCGCCCTGAAAAAGATGCGGACCGAGCCGATGCGAGTGACCGCGCTACGGCAGGGTCGAGCGCGCGCGGCGGATCAAGGCGAGCATCTCGTCGTGGATCGCACCGTTCGACGCCGCGATCCAGCCGCGTTCCGGATCGAGCGGCGCGCCGTCGTAGTCGGTGACCCGTCCCCCGGCCTCGGCGACGATCACCGCGCCCGCGGCGACGTCCCAGGGATGGAGGCGCGGCTCGAAGTAGCCGTCGTAGACGCCGCGCGCCACGAGCGCGAGATCGACCGCCGCGGCGCCGCAGCGCCTGAGGCCGAGCGTGTGCTTCACGAACGCGACGTACTCCCGCGTATTGTCGTCCACCGCCGTGCGCCGATCGTACGGGAACCCCGTCGCCATGAACGCCTCCCCGAGCGTTCTCGCCCGCGACACGCGGACCGGGACGCCGTCCGAGAACGCGCCGCCCCCCCGCCGCGCCGAGACCGTGAAGCCGAGCGCCGGGGCCGCGACGACGCCCGCGACGAGCTC harbors:
- a CDS encoding tetratricopeptide repeat protein, whose translation is MFRGLHRTALFAAAVSFVSCGPSRHTDNPFDEDADLPAGQALIEQGDYEKAATVFEALAKESPDDPALHYYLGLAKAGLDDVAGAEAAYKRAIELDATLLEARSNLGVLLLAKGDLEAARYELEACLDLDPEDADSHYNLGLALEASELLAEAEKEFARAAELAPDDPLPLMALAEAARRAKKLDAALGWYEKAASAAPGEPLVSLGKAQILLDLKKGDDAAAALRAIEKMEAADATALASAGLLLAKAGRDADAIDLYRAAIGKDQKFPRAHVLLANALARAKRFDEAAAEFEKYLELAPDAEDADAARKGIEACTKQAEKKP
- a CDS encoding inositol monophosphatase, giving the protein MTLAAPELDEIVAVAEAVAAEAGALLLAGLGKVNDVAHKGEVDLVTEYDRRSEELIVDRLLSRFPGFAVRAEESGAHGAAAAETTWLVDPLDGTTNFSRGHPVFAVSLGLEHREELVAGVVAAPALGFTVSARRGGGAFSDGVPVRVSRARTLGEAFMATGFPYDRRTAVDDNTREYVAFVKHTLGLRRCGAAAVDLALVARGVYDGYFEPRLHPWDVAAGAVIVAEAGGRVTDYDGAPLDPERGWIAASNGAIHDEMLALIRRARSTLP
- a CDS encoding response regulator; the protein is MHLVRAVGSDPCPPPKRSAPRVLAVDDNPGVLNAINRALPGKGFEAIDVAATAAQALELARSNPRLALVDVGLGDGEPDGIDLVRDLRAAGYEGFVCMLTGYEDPGTMLRALLAGADEYLLKRCCDLGNDVEAMLARGTRPAATGPLDPERHGRFLRSAGLTGEQIEALCSYAAHGFPENKGLASLLGASESAASKLVRRAEEKLGVANRGQLVRLLTVLSGFGERERWRKEAREAERRAQRGGTEKTT